One window of Gloeothece citriformis PCC 7424 genomic DNA carries:
- a CDS encoding S1 family peptidase, translated as MKKSVFKCRSEIGALSILFLALLTPNTYSQTQFEPVANESKAVESQVSSIPRSVLDIAQQVTVRILSDKNSGSGVIIGRKGQTYLVLTNHHVIANSSHKTYQILSADGVTHQGTLLSSSSSNSLDVAFLQFTSDRSYQVAQIGNSQQLTVGEPLLAVGFPNWYSPNPSRIENTRSWGNRAFTSSWGTVGMLLNKTIEDGYQLGYTNDIKGGMSGGPIFNKEGKLVGINGLMKSPTQGSKAIRFSDGTTASTEQSEKILSLNWGIPITTISQLRQWSAFIP; from the coding sequence GTGAAAAAATCTGTATTTAAGTGTAGGAGTGAGATTGGAGCATTATCTATCTTATTTTTAGCTCTTTTGACTCCTAATACCTATAGTCAAACTCAATTTGAACCCGTTGCCAATGAATCTAAAGCAGTTGAGTCTCAAGTTTCATCTATCCCTAGATCGGTTTTAGACATAGCTCAACAAGTTACCGTCAGAATTTTGAGTGATAAAAATTCCGGGTCTGGGGTTATCATTGGACGTAAAGGACAAACTTATTTGGTGTTAACGAATCACCATGTTATTGCCAATAGTTCCCATAAAACTTATCAAATTTTGAGTGCTGACGGTGTAACTCATCAAGGCACTTTATTATCTTCTTCCTCATCTAATTCTCTCGATGTTGCCTTTTTACAATTTACCAGCGATCGCTCCTATCAAGTTGCTCAGATTGGCAATAGTCAACAGTTAACCGTAGGAGAACCTCTACTTGCTGTGGGATTTCCTAATTGGTATTCCCCGAACCCAAGTCGCATAGAAAATACCCGTTCTTGGGGAAATAGAGCATTTACAAGCAGTTGGGGAACAGTGGGGATGTTACTCAATAAAACGATAGAGGACGGTTATCAATTGGGTTATACCAACGACATTAAAGGTGGGATGAGTGGAGGGCCAATTTTCAATAAAGAGGGGAAATTAGTCGGAATCAACGGATTAATGAAATCACCTACACAAGGCAGTAAAGCGATTAGATTTAGTGATGGGACAACTGCATCAACAGAGCAATCAGAAAAGATATTATCTCTCAATTGGGGAATTCCGATTACGACTATTT
- a CDS encoding type II toxin-antitoxin system RelE family toxin produces the protein MPNESPLVNIDLSPESKRNLRDLAKRYRNIRSDIEPVIEQIQVGDFIGDRISGLGEEYRIYKVRVKNSNIQKGKSGGYRLIYQVESPTSVLLLTIYSKSDQEDLTANDILDIINQV, from the coding sequence ATGCCGAATGAAAGTCCGTTAGTTAATATTGATCTTTCTCCTGAGTCTAAACGAAATCTAAGGGATTTGGCTAAAAGATATCGTAACATTCGCTCTGATATTGAGCCAGTTATTGAACAAATTCAGGTAGGTGATTTTATTGGCGATCGCATTTCAGGACTAGGGGAAGAATACAGGATTTATAAAGTTAGAGTAAAAAATAGCAATATTCAAAAAGGAAAAAGCGGAGGATATCGACTGATTTATCAAGTAGAATCTCCGACAAGTGTTTTACTTCTAACAATTTATTCCAAATCCGATCAAGAAGATCTTACAGCAAATGATATCCTTGATATTATCAATCAGGTTTAA
- a CDS encoding DUF2808 domain-containing protein produces MKKLCLLLIALSLNTISLNQKTLAVQLRDGTVAFAKSPRLLNVMTTFTNVGSWSAKYYYTISLPEEAGEPLSQVVIEQREGGERIDYRDNKTFAFVGTRQNRGEPLPLTAITDAENRNLITVKFAPPVQPGQTITIGLQPRQNPWFSGVYLFGVTAYPEGEKSQGMYLGVGRLHFYNPWW; encoded by the coding sequence ATGAAAAAACTTTGTTTACTTTTAATTGCCTTAAGTTTAAATACAATTAGTTTAAATCAGAAAACTTTAGCCGTTCAACTAAGAGATGGGACAGTTGCTTTTGCTAAATCTCCCCGTCTTTTGAATGTTATGACAACATTCACGAATGTAGGGTCATGGAGTGCCAAATATTATTATACGATTTCTCTTCCAGAAGAAGCCGGAGAACCTTTATCCCAAGTAGTGATTGAACAACGAGAAGGAGGGGAAAGAATAGACTATCGTGACAATAAAACCTTTGCTTTTGTAGGAACAAGACAAAATCGAGGAGAACCTTTACCTCTTACTGCCATAACTGACGCAGAAAATCGAAATTTAATTACAGTCAAATTTGCTCCGCCAGTTCAACCTGGACAGACTATCACCATCGGATTACAACCTAGACAAAATCCTTGGTTTAGTGGGGTTTATTTATTTGGAGTAACTGCTTATCCCGAAGGAGAAAAAAGTCAAGGAATGTATTTAGGCGTAGGACGATTACACTTTTATAATCCTTGGTGGTAA
- a CDS encoding MOSC domain-containing protein, protein MSLSPYLKQIFIYPIKSLDGINLKKATILESGALKHDREYALIDEKGKFINGKRNSKIHQLRVKFEADIKLISLSIEGTDTQIMFHLDGGRTALESWLTHYFNCPVKLAQNTLTGFPDDLKANGPTIISTATLETLASWFPNVSVEEMRRRLRANLEIDGVPPFWEDQLFTESGEPVRFKIGDILIEGVNPCQRCIVPTRNSENGEETPDFQKLFINKRRETLPPWTAKTRFNHYYKVSINTNIPPSQAGKILHQGQTISID, encoded by the coding sequence ATGTCTTTGTCTCCCTATCTTAAACAGATTTTCATCTACCCAATTAAATCTTTAGATGGAATTAACCTTAAAAAAGCAACAATTTTAGAAAGTGGGGCACTCAAACACGATCGAGAATATGCCCTAATCGATGAAAAAGGAAAATTTATTAATGGTAAACGTAATTCTAAAATACATCAACTCCGGGTCAAATTTGAGGCTGATATTAAACTAATTTCCTTAAGTATTGAGGGAACAGATACACAAATTATGTTTCATCTAGATGGGGGACGAACTGCCTTAGAATCATGGTTAACCCATTACTTTAACTGTCCTGTAAAATTAGCCCAAAACACCTTAACCGGTTTTCCTGACGATCTTAAAGCTAACGGGCCAACTATTATTAGTACAGCAACCCTTGAAACTTTAGCGTCTTGGTTTCCTAATGTGAGTGTAGAGGAAATGAGACGACGACTGAGAGCAAATTTAGAAATAGATGGAGTTCCCCCCTTTTGGGAAGATCAATTATTTACAGAATCAGGTGAACCCGTTCGGTTTAAAATTGGAGATATTTTAATAGAAGGAGTTAATCCCTGTCAGCGTTGCATTGTGCCTACTAGAAACTCAGAAAACGGAGAAGAAACCCCAGATTTTCAAAAACTATTTATCAACAAACGACGAGAAACTTTACCCCCTTGGACAGCAAAAACCCGTTTTAATCATTACTATAAAGTCAGTATCAATACCAATATTCCCCCGTCCCAAGCCGGCAAAATCTTACATCAAGGACAGACTATATCAATTGATTAG
- a CDS encoding RecQ family ATP-dependent DNA helicase: MNDVAFDCNQVRTRFKEIWGYDDFRPPQGEIIDTLLKSKDALIVMPTGGGKSICFQLPALLKTGLTLVVSPLVALMENQVQELQQRQLPAALLHNEIPRPQRKQTLQALEKQNLRLLYLSPETLLSPPIWEKLSHPQLKINGIILDEAHCLVTWGSTFRPAYRRLGTIRPTLLQYKPPNTKIAIAAFTATADPDAQRIITEVLQLDSPETFINSPYRNNLNLKVKITLSPGCRRHQLLQFIKTQKKQSGLVYVRSRRDSEQLSEWLRSLNYSTAAYHAGLSSQERRYIETQWLQGHLQFVVCTSAFGMGINKADVRWVVHFQAPQLLSDYLQEVGRGGRDGKPTEALTLMSEPTGWLDPTDNQQWQFFTSKLSKQYQQAEKIAKQIPSQGNINAIAQEFPEGEISLALLHSKGQLEWLDPFHYQLLKKSSSLTQSQNTPLQTHSQIKRYLTTKRCRWQFLLNGFGFTQEATGFKCGHCDNCQ, translated from the coding sequence ATGAACGACGTTGCATTCGATTGTAATCAAGTCCGCACAAGGTTTAAAGAAATTTGGGGATATGATGATTTTCGTCCTCCTCAAGGAGAAATTATTGACACGCTTTTAAAGTCTAAAGATGCTTTAATTGTTATGCCAACTGGAGGAGGAAAATCAATTTGTTTTCAACTTCCCGCCTTATTAAAAACCGGATTAACTTTAGTGGTTTCTCCCCTCGTTGCTTTAATGGAAAATCAAGTACAAGAATTACAACAGCGTCAACTTCCAGCAGCTTTATTACATAATGAAATCCCTCGTCCACAACGAAAACAAACTTTACAAGCACTCGAAAAACAAAATCTAAGATTACTTTATCTTTCTCCAGAAACCTTATTAAGTCCTCCAATTTGGGAAAAATTATCTCATCCTCAACTCAAAATTAATGGCATAATTTTAGATGAAGCTCATTGTTTAGTCACCTGGGGAAGTACCTTTAGACCTGCCTATCGTCGTTTAGGAACAATAAGACCCACTTTATTACAGTATAAACCCCCAAACACGAAAATAGCGATCGCTGCTTTTACCGCTACCGCCGATCCAGATGCACAACGTATCATTACAGAGGTACTTCAATTAGATTCCCCAGAAACGTTTATCAATAGTCCTTATCGAAATAATCTTAATTTAAAAGTTAAAATTACTCTTTCTCCTGGGTGTCGTCGTCATCAATTATTACAATTTATTAAAACTCAGAAAAAACAGTCCGGTTTAGTGTATGTTCGTTCCCGTCGAGATAGCGAACAGTTAAGCGAGTGGTTACGATCGTTAAATTATTCTACTGCTGCTTATCATGCCGGGTTAAGTTCCCAAGAAAGACGATATATTGAGACACAATGGTTACAGGGTCATCTTCAATTTGTTGTCTGTACCTCTGCTTTTGGGATGGGAATTAATAAAGCGGATGTTCGTTGGGTGGTTCATTTTCAAGCGCCTCAACTCCTGTCAGATTATCTTCAGGAAGTGGGGAGAGGGGGAAGAGACGGAAAACCTACCGAAGCATTAACCTTAATGAGTGAACCTACGGGATGGTTAGATCCGACGGATAATCAACAATGGCAGTTTTTTACCTCTAAATTATCTAAACAATACCAACAAGCAGAGAAAATTGCTAAACAGATTCCCTCTCAAGGAAATATTAATGCGATCGCACAAGAATTTCCAGAGGGAGAGATTTCTCTAGCGTTACTTCATAGTAAAGGTCAACTGGAATGGTTAGATCCTTTTCACTATCAGTTGCTGAAAAAATCTTCGAGTTTAACTCAATCTCAAAATACTCCTCTACAAACACACTCTCAAATTAAGCGATATTTAACCACAAAACGATGTCGATGGCAATTTTTACTGAATGGGTTTGGATTTACCCAAGAAGCGACAGGATTTAAATGTGGTCATTGTGATAATTGTCAATAG
- the petN gene encoding cytochrome b6-f complex subunit PetN — protein sequence MDILALGWVSVLALFTWSIAMVVWGRNGF from the coding sequence ATGGATATTTTGGCACTTGGTTGGGTTAGCGTTCTAGCTTTGTTTACTTGGTCAATTGCTATGGTGGTATGGGGCCGTAACGGGTTCTAG